A single genomic interval of Parvularcula marina harbors:
- a CDS encoding glycoside hydrolase family 5 protein has translation MRIRSNLLRCGMIAAGLFMSACGGGGGGSSTVAVTPPAPPPPPPPPYMGDSGTPSEAMVEGSTCINMGNALEGDPTEGSWGVTIEERYFDIIADAGFDIVRIPIRWHNKTGPAPDYTIDPVWMDRVEEVIDQALARNLTVIMNVHHYDPLYSNPAAERPAFLALWEQIAPRFQNKSGRLYFELINEPRDALSGDVLGMLNAEVVPIIRQTNPDRPLILSGDGFGGLSGLLNNFQGPDDRYIIASFHYYDPFNFTHQGATFLQNPPPTGTEWGTAQELAQMATDFADAAQFSADRQVPLFMGEGGVYIGVPLSERLEWYEDMRMAAEANTIPWCMWNFLSDFALYDLGTDDWIPGALAALGLE, from the coding sequence ATGCGTATCCGGTCGAATTTGTTGCGCTGCGGGATGATCGCCGCTGGCCTCTTTATGTCCGCTTGCGGAGGAGGGGGTGGCGGCTCATCCACTGTCGCCGTCACGCCGCCCGCGCCGCCTCCACCCCCACCGCCGCCCTATATGGGCGATAGCGGGACACCAAGTGAGGCGATGGTCGAGGGATCGACCTGCATCAATATGGGCAATGCGCTTGAAGGCGATCCGACCGAAGGCTCATGGGGTGTGACGATCGAGGAGCGCTATTTCGATATCATCGCCGATGCCGGGTTCGATATCGTCCGCATTCCGATCAGGTGGCATAACAAGACCGGCCCGGCACCCGATTATACAATCGATCCTGTCTGGATGGACCGAGTCGAGGAAGTGATTGATCAGGCGCTGGCACGCAATCTGACCGTGATCATGAATGTCCATCATTATGATCCGCTTTATTCGAACCCCGCGGCGGAGCGCCCGGCTTTCTTAGCGCTCTGGGAGCAGATCGCGCCGCGTTTCCAGAACAAGTCGGGCAGGCTTTATTTCGAGCTGATCAATGAGCCGCGTGATGCGTTGAGCGGGGATGTGCTCGGCATGCTGAATGCCGAAGTCGTGCCGATCATAAGGCAGACCAATCCCGACCGGCCGCTGATCCTGTCAGGGGATGGATTTGGCGGTTTGTCCGGGCTCCTCAATAATTTTCAGGGGCCGGATGACCGCTATATCATCGCCTCATTCCACTATTATGACCCGTTCAATTTCACCCACCAGGGGGCGACCTTCCTTCAGAACCCGCCGCCGACCGGCACTGAATGGGGCACAGCGCAGGAACTTGCGCAGATGGCGACTGATTTTGCAGATGCCGCGCAGTTCTCGGCCGACCGGCAGGTGCCGCTCTTCATGGGCGAGGGCGGCGTCTATATCGGTGTGCCGCTGTCCGAACGGCTCGAATGGTATGAGGATATGCGCATGGCCGCTGAGGCCAACACCATTCCCTGGTGCATGTGGAATTTCCTCAGCGATTTTGCGCTTTACGATCTTGGCACGGATGACTGGATCCCCGGCGCACTTGCGGCGCTGGGTCTCGAATAG